TCAACTGTTGATTGTTCTGGTCATTAATCTCGCGTACGGGTTCTCATCACCGGACATTGGCAACTCAGCTCACATTGGTGGCCTAATTGCAGGTGTTTTTCTGGCCGCGTGGTTGCTAGCCAAGCCGCAACTGAGATATGCAAAAGGTGTACGGTACTTAAGCATAGGACTGTCGATTGTGACTGTTGTGGCGCTGATTCTGGCACTGCCAGGGCACAGCCCGGCACTTGGAATTTAGACACATACAGATGCCTACGATTTCCTTGTTGCAAATTGTCGGGTGTGGTCTTATACTAGCACTCGTAATGTCCGGCACGGAGATGGTTTGATTTGCCGACTAGAAAGCCGGGCATGGAATCGAAGTCACTTAAAGGGTTAGGACCTCTACGGACTAACTTTCCCCCGTGGTGAACTGTAGGTTCCACCATGTCGTGATGCGGCATGGATATTGGTGTAAAGGGGGATTTTTTGGTATGGACACAATGGGTCGTCATGTTATTGCAGAATTGTGGGGATGTCCTGAGGACAAGCTGAACGATTTGCACAGTATCGAACGGATCATGGTTAATGCAGCACTTGAAGCTGGCGCTGAAGTACGGGAAGTGGCATTTCACAAATTTGCCCCTCAAGGAGTTAGTGGTGTTGTGATTATTTCAGAATCACACCTAACCATCCACAGCTTCCCGGAACACGGATACGCCAGCATTGACGTATATACGTGCGGTGACCGAATCGATCCGAACGTGGCATGTGACTATATCACCAAGGCTTTGTCTGCCACACGACTGGAGTCGATTGAAGTCCCAAGAGGCGTCGGCCCCATACACGTTCAGGATGTGAAGGTCCGCGCACTGTAACAGTTGCCTTGGTTGTTTATCGGGCATTGCTAGTTGGGCACTGATAGTTCTTACATGAGAAACTAACAAAAGAAACAAAATTGCGAGGCGGGAGCGTAAGCTCTCGCCTCTTTGTCTCATGCAGCGGTGCAAGGGCGTCATTTACTGTCCGCAAACACTCTCTCGTGATGTGTCGGAAGGGGTTTGTCCAGGAGCAGTTTTCCGTTGCCGGCATCGACGACGCAGAGGTACCTGTCTTCATCGTCTTCGGCCACACCGACATAGACGAGGCTGGTCCGAATGTTTCGCAGTTGAACATGGTTCACCTTCATGCCAGGGTGGGCGCCAGTGATCGCTTTCGTGGCGTCACCTTGGGAACACTTCGCGTACTTCTTAAGCTTATCTGTGTATGCGGTGCGGCTAGCAATGTAGGCGTCACGCAAAGCTTCGCGGGTGACCTGCACGCTTGAACGAATAGCCATTTCTCTACCGTTGTCGTGCTCATCTTGCATGTCGACGACTGCTGCTGAGGGCTCGGCTGGACCAATGCCGCTTCGCTGAAGATCACCAGCTGCCCATACCGTCGGTAAGCCAAGAGACAAAGACCAAGCTGTTGCCGCAGCAAACAGCATACCCTTCCATTTCATCTACTTACTCCTCCTTCAAACGGTTTGTGAATTAGATTGCCCAAAGGTGGCAGAAAGTATTTCAGATTGAAGAAAAAATTGGTTCTTGATTTTTTCGCCTGAAGGTATGTATAATAGGCAATGTCCCTCTGGGGCGGGGCACTGTAAAACGGTGTCTTCACAAGAGGGCACGCTGCTGATTGCAGGTTTGCGAGCAAAGCGAGCCGATACTTGAATTGGCTTCTATATGGGGGATTAGCTCAGCGGGAGAGCACTGCGCTGGCAGCGCAGGGGTCAGGGGTTCAAATCCCCTATCCTCCACCACGACGAGAGTCTTTAAGCACCGACGGTGTTTGAGGGCTCTTTTTTTTGCGGTCTGGACGTGCGGGCAGTGTCCCATCGTTCTGTGAAGCGTCTTAGAAACCGCTTATTTTAGAAGCCTCTTAGATGAAGGGATGTACTTGCTATGTTGCCACTTCTGTACCTGCTGGGGGCCGATTCCTCGGTATGTAAGATGTTGTCTGCTCCGGGTGGGTTGACATAGCGCTTGGATATAGGGTATATTCTTACCTGTTCTTGTTTTTCAGCGACTTCGGCTCGGTAGCTCAGTCGGTAGAGCAGAGGACTGAAAATCCTCGTGTCGGCGGTTCGATTCCGTCCCGAGCCACCAGTAGTTGACTGAAAACTTGTGACGCGCGGAAGTGGCTCAGGGGTAGAGCATCGCCTTGCCAAGGCGAGGGTCGCGGGTTCGAATCCCGTCTTCCGCTCCAAGGTTCGTTCGCATCCGAGAGGGTGCGACAACAGTGGCGCCATAGCCAAGTGGTAAGGCAGAGGTCTGCAAAACCTCGACTCGCCAGTTCGAATCTGGCTGGCGCCTCCAAATGCGATAGAAACCGCAGGGTTCTAGGACTCTGCGGTTTTTTTATGTTCATGCAGAGGAACGTTATAGGCAGAGGTGTCGGTTCCAGAGTACCGAAACCTCTGCTACGGTATTTGGCGACCACATGAGTAAAACACATACATGGAGGTCGATGGAGTGGATTCAAGTACGTCAGACAAGCGCGTTGGCAAGAAGAGAATTGACAAGCGGAACACCATTCTCAAAGAAACGGTTCAACAGTACACGCATGAGCAAGCGTTCCAAATGTTTTATCAGGCCAAGTGTGCAGAACGGCTGCGGGAGCTAACGCTGCGTGACTATCGCAAGCACTTTCAGTATCTATTCGAATGGTTCCTCGAACATCATCCTGAGATTACGTGTGTCTCTGACATCACGCCAGAGGTCATCCGAGAGTACATTTACTTCCTATCGTATGAGAAACCGTTGTATGAGGGGCATCCTTACAGGTCGGATGATCGCAAGGCACGAAAGGGATTGGCACCAGGAGCAGTTAATGTTCGCATCAATACACTGAAAGCAATGTTTCGTTGGTTTCATCAGGAAGGGCTTACCTCAATAAATCCTACGCAGAATTTAAGCCGACAGAGGGTTGAAGAGGACAAAATTGGGGCTTTTACTGATGAGCAAGTCGAGGCTCTACTGGAGCAACCAGACCGCACCACGTACGCAGGTAATAGGGATTATGTTCTCATGAGACTCCTTTTAGAATCTGGCATGAGAATCGGGGAAGTTGTAGCACTTGAAAAAGGGGAGATTGACTTCAAGACGAGGCTGATTACGCTTAGTGGCGCAAAGAACAAGAACCGACGCTTACGTGTGATTCCAGTGTCTACGAGTATAGTGCGTTTGTTAATGGAGTTAATCGGTGAGAATCACGTGTATTTCCCTGAATCTGACCGAGTGTTTCTTGCCAATTATGGTGAGCCACTTTCACCCATTTCGATTACCCATAGAATTAAGCAATACGGTACCAAGGCGGGGATTGCGCACGAGGTTCGCTGTTCGCCACATACATTTCGACATACAATGGCAAAGAATTTTTTGACCTCAGGGGGAGACATCATCGCCTTGCAGCGCATCTTGGGCCACTCTTCGATGGACATGGTGCGGAAATACGTGCAACACACACCAGATGATTTGCGTATCGCTCATGACAGGTTCATTAGCAACTCCAGTTTGGGAGGAAGGTCGATGACGCGACCTAACCACGGAACGACGAAACGAACACGAGACTTCTAAAGTCTCACTGGTCAATGCGAAAGAGGCAGGCAATTCGTTGCCTGCCTACTCTCACGCATCAATTCGTACCGCCATACGCTCTCACATGCCACTCTCACGTGCTTAGACCCGCGCACCAACAAAAGACACCCTCAGATCACCAGAGCACGTACAATTAATGCCACAGCGCCGCTAGGGACGAATCCTAACAACAAAGAACGAAATAATGGGATGACCGATGGGTCAAGGACGTAAAATCCCTCGTGCATGTTCGCTTAGTATCCTTCTAGGCTCACGTGATTCATCTAAAACTCACCACTTACATGACACCCCAAGTAACTACATGCGTCTGAGGATGGGACTAGATGTCGAAGATCCTCTAGCAAATTACTGCTGAAATTGCCTGATGAAAGGAAATGATTGACAATTTACGAGTTTTAGGATACAATACTAGGGTGAACATGACGGGGATTGATTATTGCCCAACCAATAGTTATGGCCTACTGAAAGCGCGACAGGCTGCAGTTGAGTCGGAAAATTCTGAGTTAAATAAAGGGCGGTGGCTATGCTACAAAAGGTCAAATCAAATGGAGATGGAACAAGCGAGCATGACATTGAAAGGAGTCGACTACTTTGGAGACAGACGAATTGGAATTACAACGGACGTGGATAGAGGATAAAATTAACCAGCAGGAATGGGCATTACAGCGCCTAAGACAGTCCAGTGACGAAGATGAAATTGCAGAGCTAATCTATGATCTGTACGGATACAATGCGTGGAAGTGGTACACAGGAACGATAAAAGCAAGTGGAGAGACTTGTGATCAGTCAATAAGAGTTTTGAAGCAACCAAGGCCCCAACCTCTTGCGTATTTTGACGATGGCAAGTTCCAACCAGTGTGGCTGGCACAGGACATTATCGAGAATTACCTATGGGTTTTCTCAAATGGGCAAGTGTTGCACTGGTATGACAACGGAGTTTACAAACCTGGCGGAGAGGAGGAATTCAGACGAATTGCGCGTACCCTGTTGGGGAGCAGGTGGAGACAGCAATACGTAAAGGAAGCCTTGGAATGGACGAAGCAGGGACAGATGCCACCAGACACAGAAGCGATCAACCCGAATGATGGGTATATCAACGTACGAAATGGGTTGGTAAACATTGCGACTGGCGCATTAACTGAGCATACGCCAGAGAGACTTTCTACAGTACAGTTGCCAGTAGTTTATGACCCCCACGAGAATGATCCTGCCATATTGGAATTCATACAATCCGTAGTACCTTCGGACGCGATTGATATAGTGTTCGAGATGATTGGATATTGCCTCGTTCCAACGGTGAAGTATCACAAGGCCATGATGCTCTATGGCAAGGGAAGCAACGGAAAGAGTACCTTTATGGATCTCCTTACCGCCTTGGTAGGAAAGGAGAACATGTCAAATGTCTCACTTCAAGACTTGGACAAGAATAGGTTCAAAGCGGCTCAATTAGAGAACAAGTTGGTCAACGCCTTCTCGGACTTGCCCAACAAGTCGCTCGACGATGTGAGCGTGTTCAAGTCACTTGTGTCTGGTGATGCACTAAACGTCGAACACAAATACGGTAAACCGTTTGATATAAGACCATTTGCAAAACTCGTATTTAGTACTAACCATTTGCCTGCAAGTAGGGATCGTTCTGATGGATTCTATCGCAGATGGCTGATTATTCCGTTTACTTCGAAGTTCACAGATGCCAACATGGATGTTGATTTACTTGGAAAACTGACGAGTCCAACTGCGGTGTCCACGTTGTTCAACTATGCACTGGACGGATTGCGACGACTTGAAGTACATGGACGGTTCACAGAGAGTGAATCAGTTAATCGGATGCTAGACGAATACAAGAAACACAACGACAATGTTGCATTTTTCGTTGACGAATGTTGCGAGTTGGGTGATGGGCTAACATGTCTGACAACGGACATGCACGATCGATACAAGGCTTGGTGTGCGGCATCAGGCTATCTGCCACTTGGGAAGATCAAGTTTTATGAACGCTTAGGAAGCCTGTATGACAGTGTTAGTAGACAGCCGCGCAGGAAGGGCGACAATTGCGAGCATTGGAGTGGGATTAGATTGATTAGGTGATTGTGTATAGTGCGATTATCTTACAAGGATGCTCCACACCAAGGTCATGTACAACACACGACTTCTGTCCTACATATGTACCTTCACGTCGCATAGAAACACAGCCACCATTCGAACGGGTACATAAGTTCATAACTATCTTTGAAACTGGATAAGAAAAGGAAAATGTATAGACCAAATAGTAGGGAGTTGTTCATGCAAAATGTCAACTCATGTACTCGCCATCGCGCGTATAACGAATAGAGCATGAGGAGATATGTACCACGTTGTGTGAATCAGTAACCAATGAAAAAATGCGTTATCCATTTTCTAAAGCGGGCGATTCCGTAACCTTTGTAAGACGGACGTGCCGCCGCGTCAGCAAGGCACGGACGTTCAAAGGTTACGGTAATCGAACGCCACTCAAACGACCAAAGGGGAACTACACATTATGACACAAGATGAACTTGAACAACTACTTGACTATGACCGAGAAAACGAAAATGACTGGATTTTTGTTCCAAATGAAATCTTTACGGATTTTACGGCGGCATTTGAAAGCACACCTCACATTGCATTTGCTTTTAGCTATTACTATTTGATTTTGTATTTGTATTACTTCACAAAATATGACGCTGGACGCTGGAATAAATTCGACGTGAAAACAATAAAAGAGATTTTGGGGTACAGTCGAACAGACAAAAAATTAGACTATATCATAAAGAAGAACGGCATCCTAGATGAGATAGGGTACACAGAGTCAAACACTGATTACCCAATTGAAAGAATATGGGGCGACATCGAGGAACTGAGTGTGCCCCATATAGAAAGGACTGACAACAAAGAAATATCATTTGTAACATACAGTGGGTTGTTAGACGAGACCAAGTCGCGGCTTCACAAGGAGTATGGCAATCCTCCACGAATTAAGGTTCCCCTAAAGGGCTTTGACCGTGACTGTGACGAGTATGAAGGTTGTGGGACATTTTTCAGCTTTGAACACACTACACGTGTCTCTGTTGAGGTGTTTTTGAAGTGCATGACGGACGAATCGCTTGGACCAGTGGGATTCTACCTATACTCTTGGCTGAAGTACAAGTGTGAGTATTATGGTGGGGATTTCGTGCAGACGTTACCTGACATTTCTCATGCCACTGGTATGGCACGAAGTACACTGAACAAATACCTTCAGGCGCTGGAGGGGAATAACATGATTGAAATTGTTCACCAACGCTTTGATCTCTCTCTGCCTGAGAGGCAGAGACAGCCAAACAGATACAGAGTGCATGATTGGCGTGAATTTATTGATGTGACAGTGATGGTCTGAGCAGGTGAACGGTGGAGTTGTCTAGAGGTGGAATGATGGTTGTTTGAAGTGCAGTCCGATTTTGTCACCTTTGACTCTCAGCAGCGCACATCTTGGCTATCGCCAATCTGTGCTCCTGCTTCGAGTTTCTAAAGGTGGCAAAATGCGACCTGTATAGAAAATGGGTTCGTTTTTGTTTGTCAAGTTCGATTTCAGAGGATGAGCCACCATGTAGCTGATTTATGGCAGTTTATTTCTAGAACTACTATAGATTCGTTTTTCGATTGTTGCTAGGACTCCTGTTCGCGGGTTAAGTGCATGACGAGTAATATGAAAACAAGCAAGGGCGTTTACATAGGGAGCAGTGGTGTCGTATATGGAAGAATTAAAAACCTACATCAGAAAGCACGTCTTTGGAGCCGAAACACAAGGAACACTGTTCAATCAGTATCGACACGTCAATTCGGAATACGATCGTAAGGATGCGAATCTGACTCGACAGAAGAACTTAATGGCGTACTGTGATCAACTCTCTGACTCAATTGACGTTATGTTTGTTGGGATTGCGCCAGGTTACTCGGGCTGCAGATTTTCGGGAGTACCTTTTGCGAGTGAGCAGACTCTGTTGGGGAAGAAGAAATCAAATTTCTTTGACCCCTCACTCTATAGTCAGTCCAGTAACGGGAAGCCACGTACTGAGAACTCTGCAACAAAAGTTTGGAACTCTATATCAGATTGTGTGGATAGTACGGTCCTGCCACACATCTTTTTGTGGAATGTGGTTCCATATCATCCACAGGGACAAACTGCACTGTCAAATCGTGACCCTGAGGATTGGGAGACTGAACAATACGCGGCATTGTGCCAAGGGATTATCGACATTTTGAAGCCGAAGCAGATTTGTGCATTCGGAGAAATTCCGCACAAGAAGCTGAAGTCAATGCTGAAGAGGGATATTCAATACATCCCACACCCGTCACGTGCGTCGTATACCACTCTGAAAGATGCGTATGCAAGCATATTCTAATTATCGGTAAGGGGACAATCCAATGGATAATAGTAACAGCAATGAGAGAAA
The Alicyclobacillus curvatus genome window above contains:
- a CDS encoding S-adenosylmethionine decarboxylase proenzyme, which encodes MDTMGRHVIAELWGCPEDKLNDLHSIERIMVNAALEAGAEVREVAFHKFAPQGVSGVVIISESHLTIHSFPEHGYASIDVYTCGDRIDPNVACDYITKALSATRLESIEVPRGVGPIHVQDVKVRAL
- a CDS encoding tyrosine-type recombinase/integrase, giving the protein MDSSTSDKRVGKKRIDKRNTILKETVQQYTHEQAFQMFYQAKCAERLRELTLRDYRKHFQYLFEWFLEHHPEITCVSDITPEVIREYIYFLSYEKPLYEGHPYRSDDRKARKGLAPGAVNVRINTLKAMFRWFHQEGLTSINPTQNLSRQRVEEDKIGAFTDEQVEALLEQPDRTTYAGNRDYVLMRLLLESGMRIGEVVALEKGEIDFKTRLITLSGAKNKNRRLRVIPVSTSIVRLLMELIGENHVYFPESDRVFLANYGEPLSPISITHRIKQYGTKAGIAHEVRCSPHTFRHTMAKNFLTSGGDIIALQRILGHSSMDMVRKYVQHTPDDLRIAHDRFISNSSLGGRSMTRPNHGTTKRTRDF